The window ATGCACAGCCGGTCTCGATGGCCGCGAAGGCGCTGCTTTCAGCGACAGCGGTTCGATCGCCTGGTCCGGCGTTGCTTCGTGGTGGCGTTCGTCAATCCTTGTCGGCTCCGGTAGCTATAAGATGCCGAGTGGAAAACACACGACCGATCACGATGAGCGTCGAAAGCGCACAGCCCGCCATCCAGGAGTGGGTATCGGACCATCGCAAGGACTGCATCGAATTCCTTCAGGACCTGATTGCGATCCCGTCGGCCACCACCGTGGGCGAGGATGAGGAAGAGATCGCCAAACGAATTCAGGCCGAAATGGAGGAGCTAAACTACGACGAGGTCTTCCTCGACGACCTCGGCAACGTCCACGGCGTCATCGAGGGCGAGAACGAGGGCGCGGTCATGCTCAACTCCCACATCGACACGGTGGGCTACGGCGACCGCGACGCGTGGGAACACGATCCCTACGCCGGCGAGATCGAGGACGGCACGCTGTACGGCCTCGGCGCAAGCGACATGTTGTGTGCGATGGCCGCTCAGGTCTACGGCGGCGGCGCGCTCGCCGCGCTCGACGTCACTCCCAAGCACGACGTCTACGTCACCGGCGAGCTGATGGAGGAAGTGAGTGAAGGCCACGCGATGGAGTTCGTCGACGAGGAGCTCGATATCGATCTCAAGCGAGTGGTGATCGGCGAGGCCAGCGAGATGAACGTCAAGCGCGGCCATCGCGGACGCTGCGAGCTCAAGATCGAGCTCGAAGGCGCATCGTGTCACGCGAGCGCCCCCGAGCGCGGCGTCAACCCGCTGTACCACGCCGCGTCGATCGTCGACCGCATCGAGGAGTTGAACGAGGAGACCGCGGATCACGAGTTCCTCGGGGCGGGCACCGTCGCCGCGACGAACCTTGAGGTCGACACGCCCTCGAACAACGCCGTCCCGGCGGCCGCGACGGTCTATGTCGACCGCCGGCTCACTCTCGGCGAGAACGAACAGACCGCCCACACCGAGCTCGAAGACGCCGTGGACGCCGCTGTCGACGAGTACGGCGACGACGTCGAGGCGACCATCGAGACCCTGAACTTCGACACGCCGTCGTGGACGGGCTACGAGATGGAGTCGAAGAAGTACTACCCGACGTGGCTGCTCGACGAGGACCACCCGCTCGTCCAGGACACCTACGAGGTCGTCGACAGCGTGCTCGATTCCGAGGTGGAGATCACCAAGTGGACGTTCTCGACCAGCGGGAACTACACCATGGGCGTCGCCGAGATCCCCACCATCGGGTTCGGCCCCTCGTGGGAGGAGTACGCCCACACCGCCCGGGACCAGGTCGAGGTCGACGACGTCATCGACGCGTGTGCGGTCAACGCCGCGCTCGGCCGCGAGCTCTGAACGGCCGACGGCTTCGAAGACACCCGATCCACGACCACCGACTTCCGACCGACGATTTTTCGCCGCCGTCGATCGTCCCAGCAGCGCGGCTCAGCGACTCACGATGGGTGTGCTGTCTGGAAAACGGAGTGGCGGGCGTTCGCTACTCGACGACGGTGGTGCCGTCGCCGGATTCGAGCGCGTCGACCGCGTTGTCGAGCGACGCGATGACCGCGCGGCGCTCGCGCTCCGAGTCACCTTCGACGAACTCGCAGGCGGCCGCGACTTTCGGACCCATGCTGCCTTCGGGGAACTGGCCGTCGTCGAGGTGCTCGCGCATCTCGGCCGCGCTCGCCTCGTCGATCCGGCGCTCGTCGGGCGTTCCGAAGTCGACGTACGCCCCGTCGGCGTCGGTCAGGATGACGAGGATGTCGGCGTCGAGAACGTGGCCGATGACCTGGGTCAGTCGATCCTTGTCCACGACGGCGTCGTAGCCGTCGATCTCGCCGCGGTGGCGCGCGACCGGCACACCGCCGCCGCCGCCGCAGATCACGAGGTCGCGCTGGTCGATCAACCGCTTGACGGGCGTTTCCTCGACGATGCCCTTCGGCTCTGGCGAGGGAACCACTCGGCGGTAGTCGGTGTCGCCGGTGTCGCGGACCTCTCTGACTGTCATGCCAGCCTCGCGCATCTCGTCGGCCTTCGCTGCGTCGACGAACGGCCCGACCGGCTTGGTGGGGTTCTCAAGCGCCGGATCGTCGGGATCGATGACGGTCTGGGTCAGGATCGTCGCCACCGGGACGTGCTTCCAGCGCTGTTCGAGCTGGCGGTACATCTGCTGGCAGAGCATGTACCCGATCCAGCCCTGGGACATCGCGCCGCAGGCTTCGAGCGGCTGGGCCGGCGGCTCGCCCTGCTCCTGTTGGAGGAGGAGCGAGCCCACCTGCGGGCCGTTGCCGTGGGTGAGGACGACCTTGTAGCCCGCCTTCATCAGCTCGACGACCTGGGCCGCAGTTCGCTCGACCGCCTCCATCTGCTCGGCGAAGGTGCCCTCGGCGTCGGGCGGCTTGATCGCGTTCCCGCCGAGAGCGACCACACACAGCGGCTTCTCGCGCGGCGTCCCCCAGAACCGAGGCGGCTCGACGTCGAGATCGAACTTGGGGTCGTCGCCGATGGGTTCGTACTCCGAGGCGTCTTCGTCGGCTTCGGATTCCGGTTCCGCTCCCGATTCGGATTCTCGAGTCACGAGCTTACCAGCCGCGCCCGCCCATCGTGAGCGCCATCAGCGCCTTCTGGGCGTGCATCCGGTTGCCGGCCTGGTCGTAGATCACGCTCTGGGGACCGTCCATCACCGCGTCGGTTGCCTCGAAGCCGCGCTTCGCGGGCAGGCAGTGCATGTAGTTCGCGTCGGGGTTCGCGTTGCGCATCATTGCCTCGTCGCAGATCCAGTCGGTGTGCTGGTCGTGGATCTCCTTTTCGGCGTCGGTGCCGCGCTCGCCGACCTTGTACGAAACCCAGTGTTTCGGGTAGACCACGTCGGCGTCGCGGAACGCCCGCTCCATGTCGTTCTCTATCGTGAAGTCGACGTTCGCCGTCTCGGCGTTGTCCTCCGCCTGATCGACGATTTCCGGGTCGAGATCGATGTCCTTGGGGTGGGCGAGCGTGACGTTCGCACCCATCTTCGTGAACCCGAGAACCGACGAGTGAGGGACGCTGACCGGTCGCCGGACCTCGGGCGCGTAGGCGTACGAGATCACGAAGTTCTGGTCCTCGATCGCACCCTTGTGCTCGCGCACCGTCTGGAGGTCGGCGAGCGTCTGACAGGGGTGATAGGTGTCACACTGCATGTTGTAGACAGGAATATCGGCCCCTTCCTGATACGAGCGCATGATTTCGGTCCCCCGGGGGTACTCGAAGTCGACCGCGCCGCCGAGCACGCGCACTGCGAGCGCGTGGCCGTACTGCGAGAGGATTTTCGCGGTTTCCTTGGCGGATTCGCCGTGTTCGAGCTGGAGCTGGTCCGGCGACATGATGTGGGGGTAGCCGCCGAGCTGGTTGATGCCCGCCTCGAAGGAGTTGCGAGTGCGGGTCGAGGTGTTGTAGAACAGCTCGAACAGCGAGTGCCCGGTGAGCGCGTCGTAGTGGCTCCAGTCGCCCTGGGCGAACTCGGCTTTCAGTTGGTCTGCGACATCGAGGACGGTGGTGAGCTCGTCCTTCGACCACTCCTGGGTCGTGATCATGTCCTTACCGCGGAGATCAGTTTGCATGGTATCGACTCTCCCTACCTGGCAGTGGCAGGTATGGTGTGACCTGTGACGGCCCCTCGAATAAAACTTCCGTCGACGCAGTTCGACCCGCAACGAGTGCGTAATCGGGGCGTCCACCGACCGTACATTCGGCAGACTGCCGGTCGGGAGACGGTGATGTTCGCGACCGACCGTCACGCCACGCGGACCCATACGCTTTTCAAGGTGGTTGTTGTAGGAGGGGAGGAACCGCTATGAGCAGCGACTCAGACAGAGTGGGCCTGTACCTACAGGACAAACACTCGATCCGCGAGAACATGGAGATCGCACAGTACGCCGAAGAACAGAACTTCGACGAGATCTGGCAGGCCGAATCCCGCCTCGCGCGCGATGCCGTCACGCCGATGGCGGCCTACGCTGCGGTCACCGACGAGATCAAGATCGGCTCCGGGGTGATCAACAACTGGACACGCAACACCGCGTTGATCGCCCAGACGATGAGCACCCTGGAGGAGCTGGCAGGACCCGATCGGATCATGTGCGGGGTCGGCGCGTGGTGGGACCCGCTGGCGGAGAAGGTAGGGATCGATCGCAGCGGCGCGCTGCGGGCGATGCGCGAGTGCGTCGAGGTCACCCAGGACCTCCTCGACATGGAGAACGTGACCTACGACGGCGAGTTCGTGGACATGCGTGACGTCGAACTCGACATCGTCCACGGCGACTCCGGACCGCGGACGGTGCCGGTGTACGTCGGCGGCACAGGCTTCAAAATGCTCGAACTCACCGGTCACTTCGCCGACGGCGCGCTCATGAACTACCTCGTCAGCCCCGAGTACAACGAGAAGGCGCTCGACGCGCTCGAAACCGGCGCGGAGCGCGGCGGGCGCTCGCTCGACGACATCGATCGGCCCCAGCTCGTGGTCTGTTCGATGGACCACGACGAGGACAAAGCGCTCGACAACGCGCGCGAACTCATCACCCAGTACCTCGGCCAGCAGCCCCACATCATGCAGGCCTCGGGCGTCTCTCAGGACCTCATCGACGAGGTCGGCGACGCGATCGGTGGGTGGCCCGCCGACGAGGAGGACATCCAGAAGGGGATGGAGTACATCCCGGACGACGTGGTCCGCAAGCTCTCGGCCAGCGGCACGCCCGAGCAGTGCCGCGAGAAGGTGCGCCAGTACACCGAGTCCGGGTGTCAGTGTCCGGTGCTCTACCCGCTCGGCGACGACGTCAAGCTCATGATCGACGAGTTCGCCGACGGCTACCGCTGAGCTATCTGAGCGCGACCCGGCAGGTGCGTCGTCGTTACCAGCGCGCGTAACGTGGTCCAGCCGGCTTTCCTCGCGGGAACGCGTCAGGCGTTCTCGCGGTCGAGCGCCGTCGTGACGTCGCCGAACACGTACTGCACGACGAACCCGGCGAGGAGCGCCGCAACAGTGAGACCGGCAGCCACCGGGTAATCGATCGAGAGCCCGAGTCCCAGGAGCGTGAGGAAGCCGAGCGCGACGGCGGCGGTGAGGAGGCCGCCGGGTGCACGGAAGGACGGCGTC is drawn from Halococcus saccharolyticus DSM 5350 and contains these coding sequences:
- a CDS encoding LLM class flavin-dependent oxidoreductase, with product MSSDSDRVGLYLQDKHSIRENMEIAQYAEEQNFDEIWQAESRLARDAVTPMAAYAAVTDEIKIGSGVINNWTRNTALIAQTMSTLEELAGPDRIMCGVGAWWDPLAEKVGIDRSGALRAMRECVEVTQDLLDMENVTYDGEFVDMRDVELDIVHGDSGPRTVPVYVGGTGFKMLELTGHFADGALMNYLVSPEYNEKALDALETGAERGGRSLDDIDRPQLVVCSMDHDEDKALDNARELITQYLGQQPHIMQASGVSQDLIDEVGDAIGGWPADEEDIQKGMEYIPDDVVRKLSASGTPEQCREKVRQYTESGCQCPVLYPLGDDVKLMIDEFADGYR
- a CDS encoding YgeY family selenium metabolism-linked hydrolase, with protein sequence MSVESAQPAIQEWVSDHRKDCIEFLQDLIAIPSATTVGEDEEEIAKRIQAEMEELNYDEVFLDDLGNVHGVIEGENEGAVMLNSHIDTVGYGDRDAWEHDPYAGEIEDGTLYGLGASDMLCAMAAQVYGGGALAALDVTPKHDVYVTGELMEEVSEGHAMEFVDEELDIDLKRVVIGEASEMNVKRGHRGRCELKIELEGASCHASAPERGVNPLYHAASIVDRIEELNEETADHEFLGAGTVAATNLEVDTPSNNAVPAAATVYVDRRLTLGENEQTAHTELEDAVDAAVDEYGDDVEATIETLNFDTPSWTGYEMESKKYYPTWLLDEDHPLVQDTYEVVDSVLDSEVEITKWTFSTSGNYTMGVAEIPTIGFGPSWEEYAHTARDQVEVDDVIDACAVNAALGREL
- the arcC gene encoding carbamate kinase, with the protein product MTRESESGAEPESEADEDASEYEPIGDDPKFDLDVEPPRFWGTPREKPLCVVALGGNAIKPPDAEGTFAEQMEAVERTAAQVVELMKAGYKVVLTHGNGPQVGSLLLQQEQGEPPAQPLEACGAMSQGWIGYMLCQQMYRQLEQRWKHVPVATILTQTVIDPDDPALENPTKPVGPFVDAAKADEMREAGMTVREVRDTGDTDYRRVVPSPEPKGIVEETPVKRLIDQRDLVICGGGGGVPVARHRGEIDGYDAVVDKDRLTQVIGHVLDADILVILTDADGAYVDFGTPDERRIDEASAAEMREHLDDGQFPEGSMGPKVAAACEFVEGDSERERRAVIASLDNAVDALESGDGTTVVE
- a CDS encoding ornithine carbamoyltransferase, translated to MQTDLRGKDMITTQEWSKDELTTVLDVADQLKAEFAQGDWSHYDALTGHSLFELFYNTSTRTRNSFEAGINQLGGYPHIMSPDQLQLEHGESAKETAKILSQYGHALAVRVLGGAVDFEYPRGTEIMRSYQEGADIPVYNMQCDTYHPCQTLADLQTVREHKGAIEDQNFVISYAYAPEVRRPVSVPHSSVLGFTKMGANVTLAHPKDIDLDPEIVDQAEDNAETANVDFTIENDMERAFRDADVVYPKHWVSYKVGERGTDAEKEIHDQHTDWICDEAMMRNANPDANYMHCLPAKRGFEATDAVMDGPQSVIYDQAGNRMHAQKALMALTMGGRGW